In Thermococcus sp. 21S7, the genomic window CGTTATTCCGGGCATAGGCCTCAACCTCCTCGGCTACGGTGCGGTGGCCTTCGGAATCAGGGCCTACTGGGGAACCGCCGGTCAGCACCAGGTTCCGAGCAACGCCCAGATTAGCCCGCTGTGGATGGACGCCTTTGGAAACTCGCTCAGTCCAATGGTGCCCATAACGATAGCCGTCGCGATAATAGCCTGGTGGGTGCTGTTCAAGACCCCCTTCGGACTGAGGATAAGGGCCGTCGGTGAGAACCCTGAGGCGGCCGATGCGCTCGGAATCAACGTCGAGCTCTACCGCTTCACGGCGGTCTTGATAGCGAGCGCCTTGGCAGGAGTCGCTGGGGCCTACCTAAGCGTCGACTGGCTCGGAACCGTTACCAAGCAGATTGCCGCCGGAAGGGGCTTCATAGCACTGGCCAACATGGTCTTCAGCGGCTGGAACCCAATAATAGCCCTGGGAGGAGCGTTTCTCTTCGGATTCTTCGACAACTTCGCCATCTACATCCAGAACAACCCCTGGCTCGCGGGAACGATACCCTGGCAGTTCATAGCGACCCTTCCGTACGTCGTGACCCTGATAGTGGTCGCGGGCATCATCGGCAAGGCAAGGCCACCGAAGTGGGACGGAAGGCCCTACAAGAGGGAGTGATTCCCTATTCTTTCTTTTTGGATTTCGCAAAAAAAGAAAGGCATCACTTCTTGAGAACGACGCCCAACGCCGTTCCCAGAACGAGTCCAACCATGAGGGAGACCGCAACGTACCGGCTCACGTCGGTCTTCGCCGCCGGCCCCTCCGCGGACGCATTCCCCCCAAGGGCCCGGATTACCGCGGCGCTGTTCTCGATGAGGATTTTGGTGTACGGCTCGTCCTTCCAGAAGACCCTTATCTCCGCGGATGGCTTTCCGCTCTTGGCGGACAGCTCCTCCGCCGCGTCCTTGAGCTGGTCGGGGCTGTCCACGGCGTAGACCACTACATCCGCCTTGGTTGCGGTGGGGACGAGATCATCCACGCCTATGGCGGGCATCTCTTCCTCCGGCTTT contains:
- a CDS encoding ABC transporter permease; the encoded protein is MNEAMVISLLLGSLAAMVPIALTSIGAVISERAGVVNIGYEGILMFSAFFGAMFAELAGNGWVGILGGAFIGLLFGVLHGILTVYLKGDHVIPGIGLNLLGYGAVAFGIRAYWGTAGQHQVPSNAQISPLWMDAFGNSLSPMVPITIAVAIIAWWVLFKTPFGLRIRAVGENPEAADALGINVELYRFTAVLIASALAGVAGAYLSVDWLGTVTKQIAAGRGFIALANMVFSGWNPIIALGGAFLFGFFDNFAIYIQNNPWLAGTIPWQFIATLPYVVTLIVVAGIIGKARPPKWDGRPYKRE